A stretch of Clostridium formicaceticum DNA encodes these proteins:
- the grdD gene encoding glycine/sarcosine/betaine reductase complex component C subunit alpha: MSENKAVKQMIGKVFNNIADAIETGEFGKKTRIGLTTLGSEHGVENLVKAAQMAAKSSAGYQIVLIGPKVESDLVQYEANTEEEAHKKMEELLDSGEIDGCVTMHYSFPIGVSTVGKVITPGKGKEMFIATTTGTSSPHRTEAMVKNALYGIIAAKANGIKNPTVGILNVDGARQVEKALKELKANGYAINLTESMRSDGGCIMRGNDLLAGTPDIMVQDTLSGNVLMKVFSAFTTGGDYESIGYGYGPGIGEGQERTILILSRASGVPVVANALQYAAELVKGNLKEVAKEEFQAAKKANLDEILKSLTKDNKKAKEADEEITAPPKEVVTGSISGIDIMDLEDAVKALWKKGIYAESGMGCTGPILMVNEAKVKDALMLLQEAGFVAGEKSDC; this comes from the coding sequence ATGTCAGAAAACAAAGCAGTAAAACAAATGATCGGCAAAGTATTCAACAACATAGCCGATGCCATAGAAACCGGCGAATTTGGTAAAAAAACAAGAATAGGCCTAACCACCTTAGGCAGCGAGCATGGGGTAGAAAACCTCGTAAAAGCAGCACAAATGGCAGCAAAGTCCTCAGCAGGTTATCAGATAGTTTTAATAGGCCCTAAAGTAGAAAGCGATCTAGTACAATATGAAGCCAATACAGAAGAAGAAGCCCACAAAAAAATGGAAGAACTACTGGACAGTGGAGAAATAGACGGATGCGTTACCATGCACTACAGCTTCCCTATTGGTGTATCTACCGTAGGAAAAGTCATCACTCCTGGTAAAGGAAAAGAAATGTTTATTGCCACCACCACCGGTACATCTTCACCCCATAGAACAGAAGCGATGGTAAAAAATGCCCTTTACGGCATCATAGCAGCCAAAGCCAATGGTATTAAAAATCCAACCGTAGGAATCTTAAACGTAGACGGGGCAAGACAAGTAGAAAAGGCCTTAAAAGAACTAAAAGCTAACGGTTATGCTATCAACCTGACAGAATCTATGCGAAGTGACGGCGGCTGTATCATGAGGGGAAATGACCTTTTGGCAGGAACACCAGACATTATGGTACAGGACACCTTAAGCGGTAACGTATTAATGAAGGTATTCTCTGCCTTTACAACAGGAGGAGATTACGAATCCATCGGTTATGGCTATGGCCCAGGGATAGGAGAAGGACAAGAAAGAACCATCTTGATTTTATCAAGAGCCTCCGGTGTCCCAGTGGTAGCCAATGCCCTTCAATATGCAGCAGAACTAGTAAAGGGTAACCTGAAGGAAGTAGCCAAAGAAGAATTCCAGGCCGCAAAAAAAGCAAACCTGGATGAAATATTAAAGAGCCTAACAAAAGACAACAAAAAAGCAAAAGAAGCTGATGAAGAGATAACAGCACCACCAAAGGAAGTGGTGACAGGCTCTATATCAGGGATTGATATTATGGATCTAGAGGATGCTGTAAAAGCCCTATGGAAAAAGGGTATTTATGCAGAAAGCGGTATGGGTTGTACAGGACCGATCCTGATGGTGAATGAAGCAAAGGTAAAGGATGCACTAATGCTGCTACAGGAAGCAGGATTTGTGGCAGGAGAGAAAAGCGATTGCTAA
- a CDS encoding glycine/sarcosine/betaine reductase component B subunit: protein MKLEIGNFYVKDVIFGDQTAYANGTLTINKEEALAVVREDEHITEADIIITKPGDKVRIVPVKEAIEPRHRVGGGPVFPGVTGDLMQSGDGKTLALKNCSVLVVGKHWGGFQDGLIDMSGEGAKYTLFSQLQNICLVADTDEEFEKREQQKKNRALRWAGMRLAEYIGSCVAELQPEEVETYELAPITKRSEEVQALPSVALVLQPQSQMEEMGYNDLVYGWDCNHMVPTFMHPNEVLDGAMISGSFMPCSSKWSTYDFQNYPMIKRLYQEHGKTINFLGVIMSNLNVALEQKERAAQFVAQMAKSLGADAAVVAEEGYGNPDADFIACIVALENAGVKTIGLTNECTGRDGASQPLVTLDEKADAIVSCGNVSELIELPPMETVIGELQALARDGLSGGWADDEILGSSVREDGSIIMENNAMFCGDRVAGWSTKTMVEY, encoded by the coding sequence ATGAAATTAGAGATTGGGAATTTTTATGTAAAAGATGTCATCTTTGGTGATCAAACAGCTTATGCTAATGGAACACTAACCATTAATAAGGAAGAGGCATTAGCAGTTGTTAGAGAAGATGAGCATATTACAGAAGCAGATATCATCATTACAAAGCCTGGAGACAAAGTAAGAATCGTACCAGTAAAAGAAGCCATTGAGCCAAGACACAGAGTAGGTGGAGGTCCAGTATTCCCTGGAGTAACAGGGGACTTAATGCAGTCAGGAGATGGAAAAACCCTTGCATTAAAAAATTGTAGTGTATTAGTAGTAGGAAAGCATTGGGGTGGATTCCAAGATGGACTCATTGATATGAGTGGAGAAGGAGCAAAATATACACTTTTTTCTCAATTACAAAACATCTGTCTTGTAGCTGATACTGACGAAGAGTTCGAAAAACGTGAACAGCAGAAGAAAAACCGTGCTTTAAGATGGGCAGGTATGAGATTAGCAGAATATATAGGCAGCTGTGTTGCTGAATTACAACCAGAAGAAGTGGAAACCTATGAATTAGCACCAATCACAAAGCGTTCTGAAGAAGTACAGGCCTTACCAAGTGTTGCATTAGTATTACAACCTCAATCTCAAATGGAGGAAATGGGTTACAATGACTTAGTATATGGATGGGACTGCAACCATATGGTGCCAACCTTTATGCATCCTAATGAAGTATTAGACGGTGCTATGATTTCAGGATCTTTTATGCCTTGTTCTTCAAAATGGTCTACTTATGATTTTCAAAACTATCCAATGATTAAGCGTTTATATCAAGAACATGGAAAAACCATTAACTTCTTAGGTGTGATTATGTCTAACTTAAATGTTGCCCTAGAGCAAAAAGAAAGAGCAGCGCAATTTGTAGCACAAATGGCGAAATCTTTAGGTGCTGATGCAGCAGTTGTGGCAGAAGAAGGTTATGGCAATCCAGATGCAGACTTTATTGCATGTATCGTAGCATTAGAAAATGCAGGAGTTAAGACAATTGGTCTTACAAATGAATGTACTGGTAGAGATGGAGCTTCTCAACCACTAGTAACCTTAGATGAAAAAGCAGATGCTATTGTTTCTTGTGGAAACGTTTCAGAGTTAATAGAGCTTCCTCCAATGGAAACAGTTATTGGTGAACTACAAGCATTAGCTAGAGATGGTTTATCTGGAGGCTGGGCAGACGATGAAATCTTAGGATCATCTGTTAGAGAAGATGGATCAATTATTATGGAAAACAATGCAATGTTCTGTGGAGACCGTGTAGCAGGATGGTCTACAAAAACAATGGTAGAATATTAA
- the grdH gene encoding betaine reductase selenoprotein B — translation MKKKAILYLNQFFGQIGGEELADHAPEIREGLVGPAMELDKQLGDVAEVTHTIICGDNFMGSRQEEAVETILGFLADKEFDIFFSGPAFRAGRYGSACGHISKAVKEKFGVPVVSSMNDENPGVEMFKKEMYIFKGGASAAAMRKDVKAMADFGKKILTGEELLSAEEEGYYGREKRHQKWLNPAVPATERVIDMLLKKIKGEAFQTELPIPPSDLVAIAEPIKDLKNAKIALATTGGIVPVENPDRIQSASATRWGKYDVTGMDRLEAGVFKTIHAGFDPAAADADPNVIVPLDALRAYEKEGKIGSVHNYFYTTVGTGTTQGEAARMGREIVEDLKAAGVDAVIMTSTUGTCTRCGATMVKEIEKAGITIVQMANLIPVAKTVGSNRMVPTISIPYPLGHPETTKEEQWKLRYHRVGVALESLETDIQEQTVFKVKI, via the coding sequence ATGAAAAAGAAAGCAATCTTATATTTAAATCAATTCTTTGGACAAATTGGTGGAGAAGAACTAGCGGATCATGCTCCTGAGATAAGGGAAGGATTAGTAGGACCTGCAATGGAACTAGATAAACAATTAGGTGATGTTGCAGAAGTAACCCATACTATCATCTGTGGAGACAACTTTATGGGTTCTAGACAGGAAGAGGCGGTTGAAACCATATTAGGGTTTTTAGCAGACAAGGAATTCGATATATTCTTTTCAGGACCAGCTTTTAGAGCAGGAAGATATGGAAGTGCATGCGGCCACATTTCTAAAGCTGTTAAGGAAAAATTCGGCGTACCAGTAGTTAGCTCTATGAATGATGAGAACCCTGGTGTGGAAATGTTTAAAAAAGAAATGTATATCTTTAAGGGTGGTGCCAGTGCGGCAGCCATGAGAAAAGATGTAAAAGCAATGGCTGATTTTGGTAAGAAGATTTTAACTGGAGAAGAACTTTTATCTGCTGAAGAAGAAGGTTATTATGGCAGAGAAAAAAGACACCAAAAATGGTTAAATCCTGCAGTGCCAGCTACTGAAAGAGTTATAGATATGTTGCTTAAAAAGATTAAGGGAGAAGCTTTCCAAACAGAGCTGCCAATTCCTCCATCTGATTTAGTAGCTATTGCAGAACCTATTAAAGACCTAAAAAATGCTAAAATCGCTTTAGCTACAACCGGTGGTATTGTACCAGTAGAGAACCCTGATAGAATTCAATCAGCTTCTGCTACAAGATGGGGTAAATATGATGTCACTGGTATGGACAGATTAGAAGCAGGGGTATTTAAAACTATCCATGCTGGATTTGACCCTGCAGCAGCAGATGCAGATCCTAATGTAATCGTTCCATTAGATGCATTAAGAGCTTATGAAAAAGAAGGAAAAATTGGTTCTGTTCATAACTATTTCTATACAACCGTTGGAACAGGAACAACCCAAGGGGAAGCAGCAAGAATGGGTAGAGAAATTGTAGAGGATCTTAAGGCAGCTGGCGTGGACGCTGTTATCATGACCTCCACATGAGGTACCTGTACACGTTGCGGTGCAACGATGGTAAAAGAAATTGAAAAAGCAGGTATCACCATTGTACAAATGGCAAATCTAATTCCAGTTGCTAAAACTGTTGGATCTAATAGAATGGTGCCAACCATCTCTATTCCATATCCTTTAGGTCACCCAGAAACAACAAAAGAAGAGCAATGGAAACTACGTTATCATAGAGTAGGGGTTGCTTTAGAATCACTAGAAACCGATATTCAAGAACAAACAGTATTTAAAGTAAAAATCTAA
- a CDS encoding glycine betaine uptake BCCT transporter: protein MQEMKKNNKVFHISLVVVFAIVFWGIFSPENFENTANGFYEFVVGNFSWMYLLSMLSFVAFAGFLAFSKYGKIKLGSDDSVPEYSNTSWFAMLFGAGMGIGLVFWGVAEPLNHFVNPPFGLEGGTAGAANFAMKTSFLHWGFHPWANYSIFGLALAYFQFRKNKPGLISSVFIPLLGEERINGPIGKTIDILAIFATIAGVATSLGLGTLQINGGLNFLFGIPNTTLVNIIIIAVVTFIYIWTAVTGIEKGIKLLSDINLIAAIAILGLSIIVGPTVKMINIFLNGTGLYLTDFIRDSFRIEAFGDNSWTGGWTVFYWAWWIAWAPFVGTFIARISKGRSIREFVIGVIVAPSLASFVWFATFGTLGMNLGMDVATEAIQTTETALFLVMRNYPLGSIISFVAVFLLCTFFITSANSATFVLGMMSSNGDLNPSNSKKIIWGLVQSLLAVSLLLAGGLTTLQIGSIAAAFPFVIVMILSMVSLMKALKSDEKFD from the coding sequence ATGCAAGAAATGAAAAAAAATAATAAGGTGTTTCATATCTCGCTGGTGGTTGTGTTTGCTATTGTTTTCTGGGGAATATTTTCCCCAGAAAACTTTGAAAACACAGCAAATGGATTTTATGAGTTTGTTGTTGGAAACTTTAGCTGGATGTACTTGTTATCAATGTTATCATTCGTAGCCTTTGCTGGATTTTTAGCATTCAGTAAGTATGGAAAAATTAAGCTAGGTTCAGATGATTCTGTACCAGAATACAGCAACACCTCATGGTTTGCCATGTTATTTGGAGCAGGTATGGGAATTGGTCTGGTATTCTGGGGTGTGGCGGAGCCATTAAATCACTTTGTCAACCCACCCTTCGGTTTAGAGGGAGGAACAGCTGGAGCAGCAAATTTCGCCATGAAGACTTCCTTCTTACATTGGGGTTTTCATCCATGGGCTAACTATAGTATCTTTGGTCTTGCACTAGCTTATTTTCAATTTAGAAAAAACAAACCGGGTTTAATTAGTAGTGTATTTATTCCACTATTAGGAGAAGAAAGAATCAATGGACCAATAGGGAAAACGATTGATATTTTAGCTATATTTGCAACCATTGCAGGAGTAGCTACGTCACTGGGCTTAGGGACGCTGCAAATTAATGGTGGTTTAAACTTCTTATTCGGCATACCAAATACTACCTTAGTGAATATTATCATTATTGCTGTTGTGACATTTATCTATATATGGACAGCGGTAACAGGAATTGAAAAAGGAATTAAGCTCTTATCAGATATTAATTTAATCGCAGCCATTGCTATATTAGGTCTATCTATTATCGTAGGGCCCACTGTTAAAATGATCAATATATTCCTTAACGGAACAGGGTTGTATCTTACAGATTTTATCCGAGATAGTTTTCGTATCGAAGCCTTCGGAGACAACAGCTGGACTGGAGGCTGGACGGTATTCTATTGGGCTTGGTGGATTGCCTGGGCACCATTTGTAGGGACATTTATAGCCCGTATTTCAAAGGGAAGAAGCATTAGAGAGTTCGTTATAGGTGTAATTGTAGCACCATCCTTAGCTTCCTTTGTATGGTTTGCTACCTTTGGAACCTTAGGCATGAACTTGGGAATGGATGTAGCAACAGAAGCAATACAAACCACAGAGACAGCTCTGTTTCTAGTGATGAGGAATTATCCACTTGGAAGCATTATTTCTTTTGTTGCGGTATTCCTGCTATGTACCTTCTTTATTACATCAGCAAACTCAGCAACCTTTGTATTAGGCATGATGTCTTCTAATGGAGATTTGAATCCAAGTAATTCAAAGAAAATTATTTGGGGATTGGTACAGTCCTTATTAGCGGTATCTTTACTGCTTGCTGGGGGTCTTACGACATTACAGATAGGTTCTATTGCAGCGGCATTCCCCTTTGTGATCGTAATGATTCTTTCTATGGTTTCTTTGATGAAGGCATTGAAAAGTGATGAAAAGTTTGATTAA
- a CDS encoding TetR/AcrR family transcriptional regulator, producing MMDKKEIQKRRIMSYFIEATNKIIEEEGIEAITVRKVADLAGYNSATMYNYFENLDHLIFFTSMKYLKEYAVALPEYLRGAEDSLDKYLRIWKCFCTHSYGNPKIYQLIFFEKFCDSLKDSIREYYNIFPEELGEQPEELLPMLLKQNIPERNLPLLKTCAKDGFLQDEYLDEVNEMTLVIYQGMFTRVLKNQVDYSVDEAVDRTLLYIKKTIEAYEGPIK from the coding sequence ATGATGGATAAAAAAGAAATACAAAAAAGACGAATTATGAGTTATTTTATTGAAGCAACCAATAAGATTATAGAAGAGGAAGGTATAGAAGCTATTACGGTTAGAAAAGTAGCAGATCTAGCAGGGTATAATAGTGCTACGATGTATAATTACTTTGAAAATCTAGATCATTTGATTTTTTTTACTTCTATGAAGTATTTAAAGGAATATGCTGTTGCGTTACCTGAATATCTTAGGGGTGCTGAGGATTCACTGGATAAGTACCTACGTATTTGGAAATGTTTCTGCACCCACTCTTACGGTAATCCTAAAATCTATCAATTGATTTTCTTTGAAAAGTTTTGTGATTCTTTAAAAGATTCCATTAGGGAATACTACAATATTTTTCCTGAAGAGCTAGGAGAACAACCTGAAGAGCTCCTTCCTATGCTCCTAAAGCAGAATATCCCTGAGAGAAATTTGCCCTTACTAAAAACTTGTGCTAAAGATGGTTTCCTTCAAGATGAGTACTTAGACGAGGTGAATGAAATGACTTTAGTTATTTATCAAGGTATGTTTACTAGAGTTCTTAAAAACCAAGTAGACTATAGTGTTGATGAAGCCGTGGATAGAACGCTGCTGTATATTAAGAAAACAATTGAAGCCTATGAAGGACCCATAAAATAA
- a CDS encoding acyl-CoA dehydratase activase-related protein: MKIGIPQSLLYAYYYPFWKTYFEELGLEVVTTSPTTKDIIDQGVKASVPEICVPIKVYIGHVLMLLEKEVDYIFIPRFVSIKKGQFFCPKFMGLPDMIRHSIEGIEEKLIMPSIDTKNDNIASAFKHSIFGNKLAISPTQNKHALEKAEKVWINFREYSKKGYSAMEACDFVLEKRHGEQVNLISKEKTDVTIGLLGYVYNIYDPFISMDILGKLREMGVRVRTFEMLEEKEIEAQLKSMSKTLFWTFSDKLLAAGYHFYKDEEVDGLIHVTAFGCGPDSLLGKLLELDSSLYKKPFMTVRVDEHSGENHLQTRIEAFVDMIKRKKFKVQRGA, encoded by the coding sequence GTGAAAATAGGAATTCCCCAGAGTCTGCTTTATGCTTATTACTATCCTTTTTGGAAGACTTATTTTGAAGAACTAGGTTTAGAAGTGGTGACGACTTCTCCCACGACAAAGGATATTATTGATCAAGGTGTAAAGGCCTCTGTACCAGAAATCTGTGTACCTATCAAGGTATATATTGGGCATGTGTTAATGTTGCTGGAGAAAGAAGTGGATTACATTTTTATACCAAGATTTGTTTCTATAAAAAAGGGTCAATTTTTCTGTCCCAAATTTATGGGACTACCAGATATGATTAGACATTCTATAGAGGGTATAGAAGAAAAGCTCATCATGCCCTCGATTGATACGAAAAATGATAATATAGCCAGTGCTTTTAAGCATAGTATCTTTGGAAATAAGCTTGCTATAAGTCCTACGCAAAATAAACATGCATTAGAAAAGGCAGAAAAAGTATGGATTAATTTTAGGGAATATAGCAAAAAAGGTTATTCTGCTATGGAGGCTTGTGATTTTGTGCTGGAAAAAAGGCATGGAGAACAGGTGAACCTAATAAGCAAAGAGAAAACTGATGTAACAATAGGGTTATTAGGTTATGTATACAACATATATGATCCTTTTATTAGCATGGATATATTAGGGAAGTTGAGAGAAATGGGGGTTAGGGTTAGGACCTTTGAGATGTTAGAGGAGAAGGAGATAGAAGCGCAACTGAAGTCCATGTCAAAAACTCTGTTTTGGACCTTTAGTGATAAACTTTTAGCAGCAGGCTATCATTTCTATAAGGATGAAGAAGTAGATGGATTAATTCATGTAACTGCCTTCGGCTGTGGTCCAGATTCTTTGCTGGGCAAATTATTGGAGCTTGATTCTTCTCTTTATAAAAAGCCCTTTATGACAGTAAGGGTTGATGAACATTCAGGTGAGAATCATCTTCAAACAAGAATAGAAGCTTTTGTAGATATGATCAAACGGAAAAAATTCAAAGTACAAAGAGGTGCGTGA
- a CDS encoding acyl-CoA dehydratase activase-related protein — MKVSFPYMGTTVVYKKLLELLGHEVIMPPKPSQKTINLGVKYSPEFACFPLKVIMGSYMEAIEKGAEVIITSGGHGPCRAGFYEKVHSRILEEENYPVEFIVFDSMFRDYKMFFRNLIRVKGKSSWYRLSRSLLLVYDMIKKLDILEKKVQQIRAYELKKGETTKVWENIQQLFDQAYTKKAIKEAFEKGKLMLEEIKQVPVKEENKIRIGIVGEIYVVMEASINMKLEELLGSLGAEVERSQYLSQWINYNALPQFINHTHETEILKKGEQYIPIAIGGHAQQTVGHIVDYSERGFDGVVHLMPFGCLPELVSQSIIPKITAERNIPVLTLSIDEQTGTANNLTRIEAFLDLIKGKRRKKIS; from the coding sequence ATGAAGGTATCTTTTCCCTATATGGGAACAACAGTGGTATATAAAAAACTCTTAGAGCTATTAGGCCACGAAGTAATCATGCCTCCAAAACCCAGTCAAAAAACCATTAATTTAGGCGTAAAATACAGTCCAGAGTTTGCATGTTTCCCTTTAAAGGTTATCATGGGCAGTTACATGGAGGCGATAGAAAAGGGAGCAGAGGTGATTATTACCTCAGGAGGACATGGCCCTTGTAGAGCTGGATTTTATGAAAAGGTACATAGCCGTATTTTGGAAGAAGAAAATTATCCGGTAGAGTTTATTGTGTTTGACTCTATGTTTAGAGACTATAAAATGTTTTTTCGAAATCTTATAAGAGTAAAGGGAAAAAGCTCATGGTATAGACTAAGTCGATCTCTTTTACTGGTCTATGACATGATTAAGAAACTAGATATATTAGAAAAAAAGGTACAACAAATTAGAGCCTATGAATTAAAAAAAGGAGAAACTACTAAAGTATGGGAAAATATTCAACAGCTCTTCGATCAAGCCTATACGAAGAAAGCAATAAAAGAAGCTTTTGAAAAAGGGAAGCTGATGCTGGAAGAAATAAAGCAAGTGCCGGTAAAGGAAGAAAATAAAATAAGAATAGGAATTGTAGGAGAGATTTATGTGGTGATGGAGGCTTCGATTAATATGAAGCTTGAGGAATTATTAGGCTCATTAGGAGCAGAAGTAGAACGTTCTCAATATTTATCCCAATGGATTAATTACAATGCTTTACCTCAATTTATAAATCACACACATGAAACTGAAATTTTAAAAAAGGGAGAACAATATATTCCTATTGCAATAGGAGGACATGCACAACAAACCGTAGGACATATTGTAGACTATAGTGAGAGAGGTTTTGATGGTGTTGTTCATTTGATGCCCTTTGGTTGTTTACCAGAATTAGTTTCACAAAGTATTATTCCTAAAATTACAGCGGAACGAAATATTCCAGTATTAACCCTTTCTATTGATGAACAAACTGGCACAGCCAATAATTTAACAAGAATTGAAGCATTTCTTGATCTAATAAAGGGAAAAAGAAGAAAAAAAATATCATAG
- a CDS encoding hemerythrin domain-containing protein: MKAVKTLMDEHQNILRMLKVIRKLCLQTFDTKEVYYKGYYDAIDFIRNYADKFHHGKEEDILFEKMSSELGTAIKQGPIYGMLAEHDLGRLFVQNLEEALKKAQEESEEAKLDIVANATAYMDLLYRHIDKEDTAIFTFAEKSFDDAMHQEIDTLFENAKERLDSVNTEKKYITLLEDLEAYVSSL, encoded by the coding sequence ATGAAGGCAGTAAAAACATTGATGGATGAACATCAAAATATTCTTAGAATGTTAAAGGTAATAAGAAAATTATGTTTACAGACCTTTGATACAAAAGAAGTCTACTATAAAGGTTATTATGATGCTATTGATTTTATCAGAAATTATGCTGATAAATTCCATCATGGTAAAGAGGAAGATATTTTGTTTGAAAAAATGTCCTCAGAATTAGGTACAGCTATCAAACAAGGTCCCATTTATGGTATGTTGGCAGAACATGATTTAGGAAGATTATTTGTACAAAACTTAGAGGAGGCCTTAAAAAAGGCACAAGAAGAGTCTGAAGAAGCAAAATTAGACATCGTAGCCAATGCTACAGCTTATATGGATTTATTGTATCGTCATATTGACAAAGAAGATACTGCCATCTTTACTTTTGCTGAAAAGAGTTTTGATGATGCTATGCATCAAGAAATAGATACATTATTTGAGAATGCCAAAGAAAGATTAGATAGTGTAAATACTGAAAAAAAATATATCACTTTACTAGAGGATTTAGAAGCCTATGTTAGCAGTTTGTAA
- a CDS encoding DUF1385 domain-containing protein, with amino-acid sequence MKIGGYAHSNGITFFCDVLKIQTIKVKEEIKYEIAWILPPKWLRKLEGKFLFTSFLVVYYQWRIMSRKYKGLLIGFLLLTILEEIFKIPVLDKLPYLSINKWRIYGVLILCLLWHLKKIIRLFQYHGAEHKVINCYIKYGYVNHYLVKNSSRFNKRCGSNLVLIMIILYGVLWIFSIESLIAFFLLFLVSIQILKKVVSKNRRWDKYMNLLQWLTVLEPKEEDIDLAIYGFKALQQAYHVYCREASA; translated from the coding sequence ATGAAAATAGGTGGATACGCCCATAGTAATGGAATTACTTTTTTTTGTGATGTATTAAAGATCCAAACAATAAAAGTAAAAGAAGAGATCAAATATGAAATTGCTTGGATATTACCCCCCAAGTGGCTAAGAAAATTGGAAGGAAAGTTTTTGTTCACTAGTTTTTTGGTAGTTTATTACCAATGGAGGATAATGAGCAGGAAGTATAAGGGGTTACTGATAGGTTTCTTACTACTTACTATTTTAGAGGAAATTTTCAAAATCCCTGTTTTAGACAAGCTGCCTTACTTATCTATAAATAAATGGCGAATTTATGGTGTTTTAATCCTTTGTCTTTTATGGCATCTTAAAAAAATCATTAGGCTTTTTCAGTACCATGGAGCAGAACATAAGGTGATTAATTGCTATATTAAATATGGTTATGTAAATCATTACTTAGTAAAAAATTCTTCTCGATTTAATAAGAGGTGTGGTTCTAATTTAGTTTTAATTATGATCATATTATACGGTGTTTTATGGATATTTTCTATAGAATCCCTAATAGCTTTTTTTCTACTCTTTTTAGTTTCTATTCAAATACTAAAAAAAGTTGTTTCCAAGAATAGAAGGTGGGATAAGTACATGAACTTATTACAGTGGCTTACAGTTTTAGAACCAAAAGAAGAAGATATTGACTTAGCTATTTACGGTTTTAAAGCTTTACAGCAAGCTTATCATGTCTATTGTAGAGAAGCATCAGCTTGA
- a CDS encoding DUF1657 domain-containing protein, translating to MTTINKLQQALNSAKSLQTDLKTFSMDTEDQQAQQMFNQLSTNLDTTIQMLQGRVDFVNSEEPQYLQQSLGMQQQQKNQQQLNQQLNKTNQNKLK from the coding sequence ATGACAACTATTAATAAGCTTCAGCAAGCTTTAAACAGTGCAAAAAGTTTACAAACTGATTTAAAAACTTTCTCTATGGATACAGAGGATCAACAAGCTCAGCAAATGTTCAATCAATTGTCAACAAATCTTGATACTACGATTCAAATGCTTCAAGGAAGAGTAGATTTTGTAAATAGTGAAGAGCCTCAATATTTACAACAATCTTTGGGCATGCAGCAACAGCAAAAAAATCAGCAGCAACTAAATCAACAACTAAATAAAACCAATCAAAATAAACTTAAATAA
- a CDS encoding alpha/beta-type small acid-soluble spore protein, whose product MATNNQTGRNQIVVPEARQALNQMKTEIASELGLTNYEATDKGNLTARQNGYVGGYMVKRLIEQAERTMSGR is encoded by the coding sequence ATGGCAACTAATAACCAAACAGGTAGAAACCAAATCGTAGTTCCAGAAGCACGTCAAGCGTTAAATCAAATGAAAACAGAAATAGCTAGTGAATTAGGTCTAACAAACTATGAAGCAACTGATAAGGGTAATTTAACAGCTAGACAAAATGGTTATGTTGGTGGATATATGGTTAAAAGATTAATCGAGCAAGCTGAAAGAACAATGAGTGGTAGATAG